One Candidatus Paceibacterota bacterium genomic region harbors:
- a CDS encoding aspartyl protease family protein, with protein sequence MKFPYKKIGPKKLKPIIPVEIMQEGNSISFHALIDSGADLNLFPGELAELLGLNILDGLEGTIGGITTGEMQKYYSHQVHLVIGGHSYKTRVAFMPTLSTRGHGLLGQVGFFDFFTVKFNYSKAEIEIKESVK encoded by the coding sequence ATGAAATTTCCTTATAAAAAAATTGGCCCGAAGAAACTTAAGCCGATTATTCCGGTGGAGATAATGCAGGAAGGTAATTCAATTTCTTTTCATGCATTAATTGACTCGGGTGCTGATTTGAATTTATTCCCCGGAGAACTTGCAGAATTGTTAGGTTTAAACATTCTAGATGGACTTGAGGGAACAATAGGAGGAATCACTACTGGAGAAATGCAGAAGTATTATTCTCATCAAGTGCATCTTGTTATTGGCGGCCACTCATATAAAACACGGGTAGCATTCATGCCAACATTATCAACTCGGGGGCACGGACTGCTTGGCCAGGTCGGTTTTTTTGACTTTTTTACCGTCAAGTTCAACTATTCAAAAGCTGAAATAGAAATTAAAGAGTCTGTAAAGTAA
- a CDS encoding DUF5678 domain-containing protein has translation MDWTKIYKKYKGQWIALASDEITVIANGDTAKEALGKANERGYSNPILNRVPSEFITFAGAHEISL, from the coding sequence ATGGACTGGACTAAAATATATAAGAAATATAAAGGTCAATGGATAGCTCTAGCGAGCGACGAAATTACCGTGATTGCAAACGGTGATACAGCAAAGGAGGCACTTGGAAAAGCGAATGAGAGAGGATACTCAAACCCTATATTGAATCGAGTGCCAAGTGAATTTATTACTTTTGCCGGCGCTCATGAAATTTCCTTATAA
- a CDS encoding phosphatidylserine/phosphatidylglycerophosphate/cardiolipin synthase family protein encodes MKKYKLYTHSEKAFDAMLYAVKNAEQSIYWESYIFNNDLLLTHDFFSVFKNKAKAGVKVVFILDGLGSYGIAKEAIEDLKKAGVEVYFFTSWWRRTHRKLLIVDDRVAFLGGVNVGHAYRKWLDLHLRTTESALLPVMIHSFAKSYAMCGGRDQSVLAERNTRKTVRETKLKFFEHWPIFGKLRLRELYEERVEHAKKSIVIVSPYFIPHTWLRKALLAAVNRGVKVSIIIPEHTDPAIGDISNYYIADLLTPCGIHFFLQTQMNHAKALLVDDEEAMIGSHNIDALSFDFNQEAGVFFNKKDMVRDLKKIISKWQEDSTPFEKIVWHRRWYYPLVSLIVRLAQPVS; translated from the coding sequence GTGAAAAAGTACAAGCTTTATACTCATTCGGAAAAAGCTTTCGACGCGATGCTCTACGCCGTCAAGAACGCAGAGCAGTCTATTTATTGGGAGAGCTATATCTTCAACAACGATCTGCTCCTGACGCATGACTTCTTCTCTGTATTTAAGAATAAAGCCAAGGCGGGAGTAAAAGTGGTGTTTATTCTGGATGGCCTCGGCAGTTATGGTATTGCAAAAGAAGCGATAGAAGATCTTAAGAAGGCCGGAGTTGAAGTTTATTTCTTTACGAGCTGGTGGCGGCGCACTCATCGCAAACTTCTAATTGTGGACGATAGGGTAGCCTTCCTTGGTGGCGTCAACGTGGGCCACGCCTACCGCAAATGGTTAGACCTGCATTTACGCACGACCGAAAGTGCGCTCCTGCCGGTGATGATCCACTCATTCGCCAAATCATATGCCATGTGCGGCGGCAGAGACCAATCTGTCCTCGCCGAGCGCAATACGCGCAAAACCGTGCGCGAGACCAAGCTCAAATTCTTCGAGCATTGGCCGATCTTCGGTAAGCTTAGACTCCGCGAGCTCTATGAAGAACGCGTCGAGCATGCGAAGAAAAGTATCGTTATAGTCTCGCCATACTTTATTCCCCACACATGGCTTCGCAAGGCCTTGCTTGCCGCCGTCAATCGTGGTGTCAAAGTCAGTATAATAATCCCCGAACATACCGACCCGGCGATAGGGGACATTTCCAATTATTACATTGCGGACCTGCTTACGCCTTGCGGCATACACTTCTTTCTGCAAACTCAAATGAACCATGCCAAGGCCCTCCTTGTGGATGATGAAGAAGCAATGATCGGCTCGCATAATATCGACGCGTTATCCTTCGACTTCAATCAAGAAGCCGGCGTATTCTTCAATAAAAAAGATATGGTGCGCGACCTTAAGAAAATCATAAGCAAGTGGCAGGAGGATTCCACCCCATTCGAGAAAATAGTCTGGCACCGCCGCTGGTACTATCCATTAGTCTCCCTTATAGTCCGCCTAGCCCAGCCGGTCTCGTAG
- the dnaJ gene encoding molecular chaperone DnaJ, whose product MASTKDYYNILGVEKNASEADIKKAFHKLAHKYHPDKSGGDDTKFKEVSEAYQVLSDAKKRKEYDTYGQTFGEGGPRPGGAGYGGGFEGFDFSNFTQGFGGGQSGYEEMDFGDIFGDFFGGGRQRQGRARGKDISIDLQISFSESIFGTERDVLLHKLNTCTNCKGSGAKPGTKKKKCEKCNGAGRIREARKSFLGQIMTERECTECRGTGEIPEEHCGECRGLGVVKRNETIKIKIPSGIQNGEMIRMTGAGEAVSHGTTGDLYIKIHVEASKQFRREGQNLQMDLEIKLTDALLGAVYPVKTLDGEIKLTIPTGATFGEILRVRGKGVPIEHSGGRGDLLIHLIIKLPSKVSKKASELIKELKGEGL is encoded by the coding sequence ATGGCAAGCACAAAAGATTATTACAATATATTAGGAGTCGAGAAGAATGCCTCGGAGGCGGACATCAAGAAGGCGTTCCACAAGCTTGCCCATAAATATCATCCCGACAAAAGCGGTGGCGACGATACCAAGTTCAAAGAGGTGAGCGAGGCATATCAAGTATTGTCTGATGCCAAGAAGCGTAAAGAGTACGACACCTACGGTCAAACATTCGGCGAGGGCGGACCGCGCCCTGGCGGTGCGGGATATGGAGGCGGTTTTGAGGGCTTCGACTTCTCCAACTTCACTCAAGGCTTCGGCGGTGGACAATCCGGCTACGAAGAGATGGACTTTGGCGATATCTTTGGTGACTTCTTCGGTGGCGGTAGACAGCGCCAAGGGAGGGCACGCGGCAAGGATATTTCGATCGACCTGCAGATCAGCTTCAGTGAATCTATATTCGGCACCGAGCGCGATGTCTTGTTGCATAAACTAAACACCTGCACGAATTGCAAAGGCAGCGGCGCCAAACCGGGCACGAAGAAAAAGAAGTGTGAGAAATGCAACGGTGCAGGCCGAATACGCGAGGCTCGCAAATCGTTCCTCGGCCAGATCATGACCGAACGTGAATGTACTGAATGCCGAGGCACAGGCGAGATACCGGAGGAGCACTGCGGTGAATGCCGTGGCCTAGGTGTAGTTAAGCGCAATGAGACAATTAAAATAAAGATTCCTTCCGGCATTCAGAATGGCGAAATGATACGTATGACAGGGGCAGGTGAGGCTGTGTCGCATGGCACGACGGGGGATTTATATATAAAAATTCATGTTGAGGCGTCCAAGCAATTCCGCCGCGAGGGCCAGAATTTGCAGATGGACCTTGAAATTAAGCTTACAGATGCACTCCTTGGCGCCGTCTATCCGGTCAAGACATTGGACGGTGAAATTAAGCTGACAATTCCAACCGGCGCTACCTTCGGCGAGATACTCCGAGTACGAGGCAAAGGTGTACCCATCGAGCACAGTGGAGGCAGAGGCGACCTGCTCATCCACCTCATTATTAAACTTCCCAGTAAAGTCTCGAAGAAAGCAAGCGAGCTTATTAAAGAGCTTAAAGGGGAAGGGCTCTAG
- the dnaK gene encoding molecular chaperone DnaK, with translation MAKILGIDLGTTNSAMAIVEGGEPKIVENIEGVRTTPSIVAISKTGERLVGLLAKRQAVTNPKNTIYGVKRLMGHRFDDAEIVRDSKVVPFKLEKADNGEVKVQMSEKFYRPEEISAMILKKLKDDAESKLGEKITEAIITVPAYFNDSQRQATKDAGEIAGFTVKRIINEPTAAALAYGFNKKKNEKIAVYDFGGGTFDISILEIGDDVIEVKATDGDSHMGGEDIDQKIIKWIADEFKKESGIDVTNDALALQRLKEAAEKTKHELSTTLESEINIPFITSDANGPKHLLLKMTRSKLEELSREFIERSIEITKRAVESSKFSKNDINEIVMVGGQTRMPAIVEAVKQFFGKEPNRSINPDEVVAVGAAIQAGIMQGDVKDVLLLDVIPLSLGIETMGGVATKIIEKNTTIPASRTQVFSTASDNQTSVEIHIVQGERPLASDNKTLGKFMLEGIPPAPRGMPQVEVTFDVNVNGILSVKAKDKATNKEQSIRIEARGGLSAEEVEKMKKDAELHAEDDKKRKEEVEARNMAEHLVHTAEKALKDAEGKISDTIKTDVSGKIEELKKVKDGGDQTAIKNASDALSTAMSKIGEEMMSAKGGSAGSEGGKNDAEDKKGDGPVRDADFEEKK, from the coding sequence ATGGCAAAAATTTTAGGCATCGACTTGGGGACAACGAACTCGGCAATGGCTATCGTCGAAGGTGGCGAGCCGAAGATCGTCGAGAACATCGAGGGCGTTCGCACCACTCCGTCTATTGTCGCAATATCCAAGACAGGCGAGCGGCTTGTTGGTTTACTAGCCAAGCGCCAGGCGGTCACGAACCCCAAGAACACCATCTATGGCGTTAAGCGCCTCATGGGCCATCGCTTCGACGACGCAGAGATTGTGCGCGACAGCAAGGTTGTGCCTTTCAAGCTTGAGAAGGCGGATAACGGCGAGGTTAAGGTGCAGATGTCCGAAAAGTTTTACCGTCCGGAAGAAATCTCAGCGATGATTCTAAAGAAATTAAAGGATGATGCCGAGAGTAAGTTGGGCGAGAAGATAACCGAGGCCATTATCACGGTACCGGCCTACTTTAACGACTCACAGCGCCAGGCGACTAAGGACGCCGGAGAGATCGCGGGCTTTACCGTTAAGCGCATCATCAACGAGCCAACGGCTGCGGCACTGGCCTACGGATTTAACAAAAAGAAGAATGAGAAGATCGCCGTTTACGACTTCGGCGGAGGTACTTTTGATATTTCTATATTGGAGATCGGCGATGATGTTATCGAGGTTAAGGCAACAGACGGCGACTCGCACATGGGTGGCGAGGATATCGATCAGAAGATAATCAAATGGATAGCCGATGAGTTCAAGAAGGAGTCGGGGATTGATGTGACAAACGATGCGCTCGCCCTCCAGCGCCTTAAGGAGGCCGCGGAGAAAACGAAACATGAACTCTCGACAACGTTAGAGTCAGAAATAAATATTCCGTTCATTACGTCGGACGCGAACGGACCTAAGCATTTATTGCTCAAGATGACACGCTCGAAGCTTGAGGAACTCTCGCGAGAATTTATCGAACGCTCGATAGAAATCACCAAGCGCGCCGTCGAATCTTCTAAATTTTCTAAGAACGACATCAATGAGATTGTCATGGTTGGTGGCCAGACTCGTATGCCGGCTATCGTTGAGGCGGTCAAGCAGTTCTTCGGCAAGGAGCCGAATCGCAGCATCAACCCGGATGAAGTTGTCGCTGTCGGTGCCGCCATTCAGGCGGGCATCATGCAGGGAGACGTTAAAGACGTGCTGCTTCTCGATGTTATTCCTCTGTCACTCGGCATTGAGACGATGGGCGGTGTCGCGACAAAAATTATTGAAAAGAATACGACTATTCCGGCATCACGCACGCAGGTATTCTCGACAGCATCTGACAATCAGACGTCTGTAGAAATTCATATCGTGCAAGGTGAACGTCCACTTGCTTCTGACAACAAGACACTTGGTAAGTTCATGCTAGAGGGTATTCCACCGGCGCCACGGGGTATGCCTCAAGTGGAGGTAACATTCGACGTGAACGTCAACGGTATCCTAAGCGTCAAGGCCAAGGACAAAGCGACCAACAAAGAGCAGTCCATTCGTATTGAAGCTCGTGGCGGTCTATCGGCCGAAGAAGTCGAAAAGATGAAGAAAGACGCCGAGCTCCACGCCGAGGATGACAAGAAGCGCAAGGAGGAGGTAGAGGCTCGCAATATGGCAGAGCATCTTGTCCACACCGCCGAGAAGGCTTTGAAAGATGCGGAAGGTAAAATTAGTGATACAATAAAGACGGATGTTAGCGGGAAGATAGAAGAGCTTAAGAAAGTAAAAGATGGCGGCGACCAAACAGCCATCAAGAATGCCTCGGATGCTCTCTCGACCGCAATGTCTAAGATCGGCGAGGAGATGATGTCCGCCAAAGGCGGATCCGCCGGCTCAGAGGGCGGAAAGAATGATGCTGAAGATAAGAAAGGAGATGGCCCGGTGCGCGACGCAGACTTCGAGGAGAAGAAGTAA
- a CDS encoding nucleotide exchange factor GrpE — MNDDTKTDGELSEVEILKQQLAESEAKAAEYLDGWQRSKADFINARKEEDKSRGEMIKYATSGLMSDLIGVLDSFNLAMINKEVWEKIDKGWRTGVEYIYHQLVGVLKDNGMAEVGSVGDKLDLGMHQPIEEIETDDDKLDHTIAEVFQKGYKIGDKIIRPAHVKVYKLKVS; from the coding sequence ATGAATGACGATACAAAAACAGATGGGGAATTGAGCGAGGTCGAAATACTCAAACAACAACTTGCCGAGTCAGAAGCCAAGGCAGCCGAGTATTTAGATGGCTGGCAGCGCTCCAAAGCCGACTTTATTAATGCTCGGAAAGAAGAGGATAAGAGCAGGGGAGAGATGATCAAGTATGCCACCTCCGGACTCATGAGCGACTTAATTGGAGTTCTCGACAGTTTTAATCTTGCGATGATTAACAAAGAGGTCTGGGAGAAGATTGATAAAGGCTGGCGCACCGGAGTGGAATATATTTATCATCAACTAGTAGGAGTTTTAAAAGACAATGGCATGGCAGAAGTCGGAAGTGTCGGAGACAAACTTGATCTGGGCATGCATCAACCGATAGAAGAGATAGAAACCGATGATGATAAGCTTGATCACACCATCGCCGAAGTATTTCAGAAAGGCTATAAAATTGGAGATAAAATTATCAGACCAGCGCATGTGAAAGTATATAAGTTGAAAGTATCTTAA
- the rpsI gene encoding 30S ribosomal protein S9, whose protein sequence is MPTAKTKKSEGQYHEGLGRRKESVARVRITPAKKMDFSVNDKELHVYFPTEELQKIVRSPFALVEGVHYTVSIHTKGGGMHSQAEAVAMGLARALEMTDKTLRPVLKKGKLLTSNSRQKERRKFGLKKARKAPQWSKR, encoded by the coding sequence ATGCCTACCGCAAAAACAAAAAAATCAGAAGGACAGTATCACGAGGGTCTCGGTCGCCGTAAGGAGTCCGTTGCCCGCGTGCGCATCACTCCAGCCAAGAAGATGGACTTCTCGGTAAATGATAAAGAACTCCACGTCTACTTCCCGACAGAAGAGCTCCAGAAGATAGTGCGTTCGCCATTCGCTCTCGTTGAGGGCGTGCACTATACAGTTAGTATTCACACCAAGGGCGGTGGCATGCACTCACAGGCCGAGGCCGTTGCCATGGGCCTCGCCCGAGCACTGGAGATGACGGACAAAACTCTTCGCCCGGTCTTAAAGAAGGGCAAGCTCCTTACGAGCAATTCAAGGCAAAAAGAGCGCCGCAAATTCGGCCTCAAGAAAGCCCGCAAAGCCCCGCAGTGGTCCAAGCGCTAA
- the rplM gene encoding 50S ribosomal protein L13 gives MTTHTIDAENKALGRIASNTAMLLMGKDTAAFERHEAQENKVLITNASKMKITEKQLKDRVYTTFSGYPSGQRYENMGETILKKGYGEVIRIAVFGMLPHNRLRAGMMKRLTIKD, from the coding sequence ATGACCACACATACTATTGACGCAGAAAATAAAGCACTCGGACGTATTGCAAGCAACACCGCAATGCTACTTATGGGCAAAGACACTGCCGCCTTTGAACGCCATGAAGCGCAGGAGAACAAGGTGCTCATCACCAATGCCAGCAAGATGAAGATTACGGAGAAACAGCTTAAAGACAGAGTTTATACAACATTTTCCGGTTACCCGAGCGGCCAGCGCTATGAGAACATGGGCGAGACTATATTAAAGAAGGGCTACGGCGAAGTGATTCGCATTGCCGTCTTCGGTATGCTCCCGCACAATCGTCTCCGCGCGGGCATGATGAAGCGCTTAACTATTAAAGACTAA
- the rplQ gene encoding 50S ribosomal protein L17, with translation MHHHNKNRKFGLENDARRALMRSLAEALASKGVMTTTDAKARELRPYFERLLTIGKRDTDAARRLLTKRLGTKARAELVVKAAKTVGTRTSGYTRIVKLAPRKSDASPMAIIQIISETK, from the coding sequence ATGCACCACCACAACAAAAACAGAAAATTCGGACTCGAGAACGACGCGCGACGCGCCCTGATGCGTTCGCTGGCGGAGGCTTTGGCATCAAAGGGGGTCATGACCACGACCGATGCGAAGGCGCGTGAACTTCGCCCTTATTTCGAACGTTTGCTTACTATCGGTAAGAGAGATACGGATGCGGCTCGACGCTTGCTGACAAAGCGTCTCGGTACCAAGGCTCGCGCAGAGCTCGTGGTCAAGGCTGCAAAGACTGTAGGAACTCGCACCTCTGGCTATACTCGCATCGTGAAGCTCGCGCCACGCAAAAGCGACGCCAGCCCGATGGCAATCATCCAGATAATTTCTGAAACTAAGTAA
- a CDS encoding DNA-directed RNA polymerase subunit alpha, which yields MADYTILLPSKPKILQEDGNKGLYEIDGLYPGYGHTLGNSLRRIILSSMPGCAITSVKIEGVPHEFSTIENVKEDVIMILLNIKKIRFSMSSDEPVKAFINVKGSQNVTAKQITVPGQLEIMNPDQHIATLTDKNASLSIELVVEKGLGYVPKEVSRKEKAEIGTIMMDAIFTPIRRVSYEVENMRVGNRTDYNRLRMFIETDGIIAPRTALERSIEIMIQQLKAIVGFKEAEPEELSAPATMNDSVPEATGDQKEKQEDILKTRVEDLELSARTLNALTEASIRTIGGLARKREEDLLELEGLGEKGISEIKRALANFGITLRE from the coding sequence ATGGCTGATTATACAATTTTGCTCCCTTCTAAGCCCAAGATTTTGCAAGAAGACGGGAACAAGGGTCTCTATGAAATAGATGGTCTTTATCCCGGCTATGGACATACGCTCGGGAATTCTTTGCGACGCATAATCTTATCGTCCATGCCCGGTTGCGCGATAACCAGCGTTAAGATCGAGGGAGTTCCGCACGAGTTCTCAACCATCGAGAACGTGAAGGAAGATGTCATAATGATCCTTTTGAATATCAAGAAGATTCGATTCTCTATGTCGTCCGATGAACCCGTTAAGGCATTCATCAACGTTAAGGGCTCTCAGAATGTCACCGCCAAACAGATAACTGTCCCCGGACAACTCGAGATTATGAACCCGGACCAGCACATCGCTACACTGACAGACAAAAACGCTTCTCTCAGCATTGAGCTTGTAGTCGAGAAGGGTTTGGGCTATGTACCGAAGGAGGTTAGCAGAAAGGAAAAAGCGGAGATCGGCACCATTATGATGGATGCAATCTTTACTCCTATCAGACGAGTAAGTTATGAGGTTGAGAACATGCGCGTCGGCAATCGCACCGATTACAACAGGCTTCGCATGTTCATCGAGACAGACGGTATCATTGCTCCCAGAACCGCTCTCGAACGCTCGATAGAAATAATGATCCAACAGCTCAAGGCAATAGTCGGATTCAAAGAAGCAGAGCCGGAAGAATTATCTGCCCCGGCAACAATGAACGATTCTGTTCCGGAAGCAACAGGCGACCAAAAGGAGAAGCAGGAGGATATCCTTAAAACAAGAGTTGAAGATCTGGAACTTTCTGCGAGAACTCTCAATGCTCTTACCGAGGCAAGCATCCGAACCATCGGTGGCTTGGCACGCAAGCGTGAAGAGGACCTGCTCGAGCTTGAGGGCTTGGGCGAGAAGGGGATCTCCGAGATCAAGCGTGCATTAGCCAACTTCGGTATAACACTTAGGGAGTAA
- the rpsD gene encoding 30S ribosomal protein S4: MIRRPKFKVSRRLGDRIHPKTQTAKYSVSAAKKGPAHNVKKPSQRTEFGTQFVEKQKVRLTYGVTEKQFRKYVEKAREETKANPAQNLHELLESRLDNVVYRAGITPSRPAARQLVSHGHVFVNGSRQSIPSYPVKRGDVVTIREASAKSKLFTDLDVKLKKHKFPTWLLFNEDKVATEVSAMPVFAKGEAGLNLGSVIEFYSRV, translated from the coding sequence ATGATTAGACGACCAAAATTCAAAGTTAGCCGACGCCTCGGTGACCGCATTCATCCAAAGACCCAAACGGCCAAGTATTCTGTCTCGGCTGCCAAGAAGGGTCCGGCCCACAATGTAAAGAAACCGAGTCAGCGAACAGAATTCGGCACACAGTTTGTCGAGAAGCAGAAGGTCCGTCTGACCTACGGTGTCACCGAGAAGCAGTTTCGCAAGTACGTAGAGAAGGCGCGTGAAGAGACCAAGGCAAACCCGGCACAGAATTTGCACGAGCTACTGGAGTCACGCCTGGATAACGTAGTCTACCGCGCAGGTATTACTCCGTCACGACCGGCTGCCCGCCAGCTTGTGTCCCACGGACACGTCTTTGTTAACGGTTCCCGTCAGTCAATTCCATCATACCCGGTAAAACGCGGAGATGTCGTCACTATTCGTGAAGCAAGCGCGAAGAGCAAGCTCTTTACAGACCTCGACGTCAAGCTTAAGAAGCACAAATTCCCAACATGGCTCTTATTCAATGAAGATAAAGTTGCGACGGAGGTGTCAGCCATGCCTGTCTTTGCAAAGGGTGAAGCGGGTCTGAATCTTGGATCGGTTATCGAGTTCTATAGCCGAGTATAA
- the rpsK gene encoding 30S ribosomal protein S11, with protein sequence MGKKRIITKNDSGVDQGLRARSLSKSSRTRFDAGVLHVHSTFNNTQLLLTDEKGNALAWSSSGALGFKGAKKGTPFAAAKVGELLAEKAELMGMKEIDVVIRGIGSGRESAIRSFTAKGIVISSIKDATPVPHNGPRPKKPRRV encoded by the coding sequence ATGGGAAAGAAACGAATCATCACCAAGAACGACAGCGGAGTAGACCAGGGTCTTCGCGCGCGCTCCTTAAGTAAATCTTCACGCACTCGCTTCGACGCCGGCGTACTGCACGTCCACTCCACGTTCAACAATACCCAACTCTTACTCACAGACGAGAAGGGTAACGCATTGGCATGGTCATCATCCGGTGCGCTCGGATTCAAGGGCGCCAAAAAGGGAACGCCGTTTGCGGCCGCAAAAGTGGGTGAGTTACTAGCCGAGAAGGCCGAGCTCATGGGCATGAAGGAGATTGATGTAGTCATCCGCGGCATCGGTTCCGGACGAGAGTCTGCCATCAGATCCTTCACCGCCAAAGGTATCGTCATCAGCTCTATCAAGGACGCCACGCCGGTTCCGCACAATGGCCCAAGACCCAAGAAACCTCGTCGCGTATAG
- the rpsM gene encoding 30S ribosomal protein S13: MRISGITLPDNKRIEIALTAIYGIGRPLAHKILDTVKIDYGTKAKDLTPDQEGKIRKEVESRKTEGDLKREVSANIKRLKDIKSYRGDRHARALPTRGQRTKTNSRTRRGNVRKTMASGRKKLDKK, from the coding sequence ATGAGAATCTCTGGCATTACATTACCGGACAACAAAAGAATCGAGATAGCCCTCACGGCTATTTACGGCATCGGACGACCGCTCGCGCATAAAATTCTCGACACCGTTAAGATAGATTATGGCACCAAAGCAAAGGACCTGACCCCAGATCAAGAAGGTAAAATCCGCAAGGAGGTAGAGTCGCGCAAGACAGAAGGTGATCTTAAACGGGAGGTTTCGGCCAATATCAAACGCCTGAAGGATATCAAGAGTTATCGCGGAGATCGCCACGCTCGCGCACTTCCGACACGCGGCCAGCGCACCAAGACCAACTCGCGTACACGCCGTGGAAATGTCCGCAAAACGATGGCATCCGGCCGCAAGAAGTTGGATAAGAAATAA
- the rpmJ gene encoding 50S ribosomal protein L36 — MKVRSTVKKFCTKCKFVKRRGVIFVTCVTPKHKQRQG; from the coding sequence ATGAAAGTACGATCAACTGTTAAAAAATTCTGTACGAAGTGTAAGTTCGTCAAAAGACGCGGTGTTATTTTCGTTACTTGCGTTACGCCCAAACATAAGCAGAGACAAGGATAG
- the infA gene encoding translation initiation factor IF-1 encodes MEIKEGVVTEALPNTMFRVQFEGGKSVIVYLAGKMRMHKIRVLIGDKVAVELDDYGEKGRIVRRF; translated from the coding sequence ATGGAGATAAAAGAAGGCGTTGTAACTGAGGCTTTGCCTAACACCATGTTTAGGGTGCAGTTTGAAGGGGGCAAGTCGGTTATCGTCTATCTGGCGGGCAAAATGCGCATGCATAAGATTCGTGTTCTTATCGGCGATAAAGTCGCCGTAGAGCTAGATGACTATGGCGAGAAGGGTAGAATTGTGAGACGTTTTTGA